One candidate division WOR-3 bacterium DNA segment encodes these proteins:
- a CDS encoding slipin family protein: protein MPFSGMIIVIILLIIISAIKILREYERAVVFRLGRFLSVKGPGLFILWPGIDKMIKVSLRVITMDVPPQDVITKDNISIKVNAVAYFRVFEPSKAILEVEDYLYATSQLAQTTLRSVLGEYELDDILMKREKINLRLQKIIDLQTDPWGIKVSTVEIKHVDIPQEMQRAIARQAEAERERRAKVIHAEGELQAAEKLNQAAKIISETPTGIQLRFLQTLTEVATEKNSTTIFPVPIDLFAPFIKKISSKE from the coding sequence ATGCCTTTCAGCGGAATGATAATAGTCATCATTCTCTTAATTATCATCAGCGCAATTAAGATCTTGAGAGAGTATGAGCGGGCAGTTGTCTTCAGACTCGGGAGGTTCTTAAGCGTCAAAGGACCCGGTCTATTCATTCTCTGGCCGGGGATTGATAAAATGATCAAGGTATCACTGAGAGTAATCACAATGGATGTTCCTCCTCAGGACGTAATCACCAAAGACAACATTTCGATAAAGGTGAATGCCGTGGCGTATTTCCGGGTCTTTGAACCGAGTAAAGCAATCCTGGAGGTCGAAGACTACCTCTATGCGACGAGCCAGCTTGCTCAAACCACACTGCGCAGTGTACTCGGCGAATACGAACTCGATGATATCCTTATGAAACGGGAAAAGATAAATCTACGGCTGCAGAAGATCATCGACCTGCAGACCGACCCCTGGGGAATAAAGGTTTCCACGGTTGAAATTAAGCACGTGGATATTCCCCAAGAGATGCAGAGGGCGATTGCCCGTCAGGCCGAAGCAGAAAGAGAACGTCGTGCAAAGGTGATTCATGCTGAAGGAGAACTGCAAGCCGCTGAGAAGTTGAACCAGGCAGCCAAGATAATAAGTGAAACACCTACCGGCATACAATTGCGTTTCCTGCAGACCCTGACCGAGGTGGCGACGGAGAAAAATTCAACGACGATCTTTCCGGTTCCGATAGACCTCTTTGCACCGTTCATAAAGAAAATCAGCAGTAAAGAATGA
- a CDS encoding Zn-dependent protease, which translates to MIDVYQQKSLNYFEVVKDVIRKYLDLNVFDAGSFEIPANAYNPLRQQYNAMHIINYLITLSEKKKAMKLGIVDVDIYSQGMNFIFGLAAPLQKTALVSTHRLFGERLLERISKEVIHELGHLLGLRHCSNEKCVMRFSMTIQDTDDKDLGFCKECRSKIE; encoded by the coding sequence ATGATTGATGTTTATCAGCAAAAATCCCTGAATTACTTCGAGGTCGTCAAAGATGTCATAAGGAAATACCTGGATTTAAATGTCTTTGACGCCGGTTCTTTCGAGATTCCAGCAAACGCCTATAATCCATTGCGTCAGCAGTACAACGCAATGCATATTATTAATTATCTCATTACACTGAGCGAAAAAAAGAAAGCTATGAAGCTGGGAATTGTCGACGTTGACATCTATTCTCAAGGAATGAATTTCATCTTCGGTCTGGCAGCTCCCCTTCAAAAAACCGCTCTCGTCTCCACCCACCGTCTATTCGGTGAAAGACTTCTCGAGAGAATCTCCAAAGAGGTAATCCATGAATTAGGACATCTTCTTGGTCTTCGGCACTGTTCTAATGAAAAATGTGTTATGCGTTTTTCTATGACGATTCAGGATACCGACGATAAGGATCTTGGTTTTTGTAAAGAATGCAGGAGTAAAATTGAATAA
- a CDS encoding alanine--glyoxylate aminotransferase family protein gives MPTIRILVFVKNAGVKLNKYTLFTPGPTDIPPDVLKVLSKPIFYHREENFAKLLKEVTDALGKILSSSGKIYFFTSSGTGAMEAACTNILSSKDKPVVALCGKFGQRWLELCKAYRIKPIVIKEDYGKAISPDKIEKVLKKRKSPTVLFTTLTETSTGVLNDIKAFGKITKKFNAYLVVDGVAGIGADRCYQDEWNIDILVGASQKALMSPPGISFISVSKRALKKIQTSTLPKYYFDLNIYEKFREKAQTPWTPAINVLVGLARGLKIILKRGIEKNFLYHQRLGDHTRQRVQKMGLEIMPSRPSNALTVVKMPEDIGATRIIKRVKEKYGILFADGQAELKNRIIRIGHMGNYSIRKMDRALDALAEVLNQWRR, from the coding sequence ATACCGACGATAAGGATCTTGGTTTTTGTAAAGAATGCAGGAGTAAAATTGAATAAATACACTCTTTTCACCCCGGGGCCCACTGACATACCGCCTGACGTACTGAAAGTACTCTCAAAACCCATCTTCTATCATCGGGAAGAGAATTTCGCTAAACTTCTAAAAGAGGTAACCGACGCCCTCGGAAAAATCCTCTCGAGCAGCGGTAAAATCTATTTCTTTACATCCTCGGGGACCGGAGCCATGGAAGCGGCATGTACCAATATTCTTTCAAGCAAGGATAAACCAGTCGTCGCGCTCTGTGGAAAATTCGGCCAGCGGTGGCTGGAATTATGTAAAGCGTACAGGATAAAACCGATTGTAATCAAAGAAGATTACGGTAAAGCGATATCTCCCGATAAAATAGAGAAAGTTCTAAAGAAACGGAAAAGTCCGACGGTGCTGTTTACAACCCTCACTGAAACTTCAACCGGGGTACTTAATGATATCAAAGCATTCGGTAAAATTACAAAAAAATTCAACGCATATCTGGTCGTCGACGGAGTCGCCGGTATCGGAGCCGACCGCTGTTATCAGGACGAATGGAATATCGATATCCTGGTCGGAGCATCCCAGAAGGCATTGATGTCACCTCCTGGAATATCTTTTATTTCAGTCAGTAAACGCGCGCTTAAAAAAATACAAACCTCAACGCTTCCAAAGTATTATTTCGATCTCAATATATACGAAAAGTTCAGAGAAAAAGCGCAAACACCCTGGACGCCTGCAATCAACGTCCTCGTCGGCCTCGCCCGCGGTCTCAAAATTATTCTGAAAAGAGGCATCGAGAAAAATTTTCTATATCACCAGAGACTCGGCGACCATACGCGTCAACGTGTTCAAAAGATGGGGCTTGAGATAATGCCAAGCCGTCCTTCAAACGCATTAACCGTCGTAAAGATGCCTGAGGATATCGGTGCCACACGGATTATAAAGAGAGTAAAAGAAAAATACGGCATACTCTTTGCCGACGGTCAGGCGGAACTTAAAAACAGGATAATCAGAATCGGACATATGGGTAATTACTCGATAAGAAAAATGGACCGGGCACTTGATGCCTTAGCAGAGGTCTTAAACCAATGGAGAAGGTAG
- a CDS encoding diguanylate cyclase, producing MNRYIKLGFEGIELELPVHALYLYRESDQLLSNIIPLITEGNERKERCIFIGKEKECKLLKKRFKKHITTISKGVEAADFIPWIKSEYDKLPKSYRGLRVFLQSTPDFINYEDILDDFNTQPDLRLFLLCQYQITDISSDQLLNILKIHPYVFVEHLLKPNCFYSRVKHRIWLDPLTGIFNRRYFENQLSKELQRASRYEHTLSILFIDIDQFKKINDEFGHQVGDSVLSQLSDILERSVRSVDVVARYGGDEFIILLPETKKTYALKTAERILKHIKNYDFFKNALKVKELNISIGIAGFPEDAGGTYELIKKADTALYQAKREGGGKALLCK from the coding sequence ATGAATAGATACATTAAGTTGGGATTTGAAGGTATTGAGCTGGAGCTTCCGGTTCACGCCCTGTATCTCTATCGGGAGAGCGACCAGCTCCTTTCCAACATCATCCCTCTGATTACCGAGGGAAATGAAAGAAAGGAAAGATGTATCTTCATCGGTAAAGAAAAAGAGTGTAAACTCTTAAAGAAAAGATTCAAAAAACATATTACGACAATCAGTAAAGGCGTGGAAGCTGCGGATTTTATTCCCTGGATAAAAAGTGAGTATGACAAACTGCCGAAATCATATCGAGGATTGAGGGTATTTCTCCAGAGTACCCCAGATTTTATTAACTATGAAGATATTCTCGATGACTTCAACACTCAACCTGATCTCCGTCTCTTCTTATTGTGCCAGTATCAAATAACCGACATCAGCTCTGATCAACTCCTCAATATTCTCAAAATACATCCCTATGTCTTCGTCGAGCATCTTTTGAAACCGAACTGTTTCTACTCAAGGGTGAAACATCGCATCTGGCTGGATCCTTTAACCGGTATCTTCAACAGGCGATATTTCGAAAATCAGCTGAGTAAAGAACTGCAGCGCGCCTCACGCTATGAACACACCCTTTCGATTCTCTTCATCGACATCGATCAGTTCAAGAAGATAAATGATGAGTTCGGTCATCAGGTCGGAGACAGCGTTCTTTCTCAATTATCCGACATCCTTGAAAGAAGCGTCCGCAGTGTCGACGTGGTGGCGCGTTACGGAGGCGATGAATTCATCATTTTACTTCCTGAAACCAAGAAAACCTATGCACTCAAAACCGCGGAACGGATATTGAAACACATAAAAAACTATGATTTTTTCAAAAATGCGCTTAAGGTGAAAGAGTTGAATATCTCAATCGGGATCGCCGGTTTTCCTGAAGATGCGGGAGGTACGTATGAATTAATCAAGAAAGCGGATACAGCTCTTTACCAGGCGAAACGCGAGGGCGGTGGAAAAGCACTTTTATGTAAATAG
- a CDS encoding DivIVA domain-containing protein has product MPITPLEIRKQEFRKSLRGYDPHEVRSFLEMVSTEIENLLRENAGLNEKVKDMDAKIEDYRRMEKILQDTLTTTQKAADEVKNGARKEAETIIANARVEAQRFLKEAQSELARVKEETKMIEHQKLLLVSEFRGLLESYLRLLERLENK; this is encoded by the coding sequence ATGCCGATAACACCGTTAGAAATACGGAAACAGGAATTTAGAAAATCACTGCGCGGCTATGATCCTCATGAAGTCCGTTCTTTTCTGGAAATGGTCTCCACGGAAATAGAAAATCTGTTGAGAGAAAACGCGGGTTTGAATGAAAAGGTGAAGGATATGGATGCAAAGATCGAAGACTACCGACGGATGGAGAAGATACTCCAGGACACCCTCACCACCACACAGAAAGCCGCTGACGAAGTGAAGAACGGCGCCCGTAAAGAAGCCGAAACCATAATCGCAAATGCACGGGTTGAAGCCCAGCGATTTTTGAAAGAAGCCCAATCCGAACTCGCCCGGGTAAAAGAAGAGACAAAGATGATCGAGCATCAAAAACTGTTGCTGGTTTCAGAATTCCGCGGACTTCTGGAATCCTACCTGAGACTCCTTGAAAGGCTGGAAAATAAATGA
- a CDS encoding purine-nucleoside phosphorylase, with the protein MREKATEAARFLRRKIKARPRIGIILGTGLHQLAKAITVKASIPYEKIPNFPTSTVEFHKGRLLIGRLRGKQIIAMQGRFHYYEGYSAKEITLPIIVMKMLGIRYLIISNASGGLNPQFSPGDIMVITDHINLLPDNPLRGPNDPRLGPRFPDLYNCYNDRLIKSAEEVALKKRIKIQKGVYVAVPGPNLETGAEYRFLRIIGADAVGMSTVPEVIMARYLNIKVLGLSIITDMGIADALEPASLEKILKTAAKAEPFLTKLVSGIIEKL; encoded by the coding sequence GTGAGGGAAAAAGCTACAGAAGCAGCACGGTTTTTAAGGCGGAAGATAAAAGCCAGGCCGCGCATCGGAATCATTCTCGGTACTGGTCTCCATCAACTGGCAAAGGCGATCACTGTGAAGGCTTCAATTCCTTATGAAAAAATTCCCAACTTTCCCACTTCAACCGTGGAATTTCACAAAGGAAGACTGCTTATCGGCAGGCTGAGGGGCAAACAGATCATCGCCATGCAGGGACGTTTTCATTACTATGAAGGATATAGTGCAAAAGAAATAACCCTTCCCATCATTGTAATGAAAATGCTCGGCATAAGATACCTGATAATCTCCAATGCCAGCGGCGGCCTGAATCCACAATTTTCACCGGGTGATATAATGGTGATCACCGACCATATAAATCTCCTGCCTGATAATCCTCTACGCGGTCCCAATGATCCCCGCCTGGGTCCGAGATTTCCTGATCTGTACAACTGTTATAATGACCGCCTGATTAAATCGGCGGAAGAGGTTGCTTTAAAGAAAAGGATAAAGATACAGAAAGGTGTCTATGTCGCTGTGCCGGGTCCCAATCTCGAAACAGGAGCGGAGTACCGCTTTTTAAGGATAATCGGAGCCGATGCCGTAGGTATGTCCACTGTTCCCGAGGTTATAATGGCACGTTATCTGAATATAAAGGTGCTGGGTCTGTCAATCATAACCGATATGGGGATCGCCGACGCACTGGAACCCGCCAGCCTGGAAAAAATTCTGAAAACCGCGGCTAAAGCTGAACCTTTTTTAACGAAACTCGTTTCCGGAATAATCGAAAAATTATGA